The genomic stretch tttaaccgatattcttatcagttaaaaattttgtaccgaaattcttatcggttcggttcggtCCAATTAACCTTTtgttatcggttaaccgttttaaccgataagaaccggtATGGGGGAAGGCTAGTAACAAAACTAGTCTAGTATAGTTGATAGGGAACTAGAGCACAAGGCTCAAATCCTCGTGGTCGTGGGTTCAAGCCCCTAtagactctttcttcctttgtttttctttcttttccttctcaccatttcttttcccaattcccacgccacatatttcttttcttttctttctttttttttttctcctcctcccaCACAGcagactctttcttcctcattgtttttctttattttccttctcttcccAATTCCCAcgccacatatttcttttttttctttttttcttttttttctcctcctcccaCGCAGTAGACTCTTTCTTcgtcattgtttttctttcttttccttttaaccATTGCAGGATAATGGgtttcttcccttttttctttttttttttctctttctagttctCGCAACATCCGCCCCCATCTGCTCTCACATACGTCTCTTTTAGCATCAAAGATTCAATTCAGGTAAGAGTTTTTACCTTTTGGTACTTGGGGGTTAGAGAAGTAGAGAACACTGAAGAATGTGAGATTtataatcggttaaccggtttaaccgaaccgtttaacTCTGTACCGTTATAAttgataatttcggttaaaattcttatcggttcggtatcggttaagaaaccgtttaaccgaaaattatcggttaataaccgataacaGCCAAAACCgaaccgttttgaccgatacctaCCCTTAGTGGCTGCTAGCAGCGCGGCCGCTCCCACCAGATCTGGGGTGGcacgcggccaccccatggcctagaGGTGGCCGCGTAGCCACTCCTAGATTTGTTGGGAGTGGCACGCGGctacccccatggcctaggggtggccgcgagccacccatGGGTGGCAGCTCCTCACTCACTTGGGTGGctacaaatcatttttttaaaaaaaaaaattaattaaacctgatataatgaggtgtttttgttttttttcttactatGTTCCATGCTGAGGTGGCAACTCCTTAAtggtgggcacaaaatggtagttttgtGCACCATCCTCAATGAAGTTATTATCTTTGAAtacatgtcagtttaatagatttgtattgaaaaaatttctccaatctaatttataaaagaaaaaaactttgtccattaataaataaaaataactagaCAGTAACTTCTTGATGTTGGTATTCAAAAGTTCATTATCGAAGAGTTTTATGTAACAATAAATTTCTATCCCAGTAATTTGGTGGATCAGAGATAATTGGTGTCTCACGCGACTTGATGAATTAAAAGTCATTGACAATAGTTAGGGGCCATGAATTAgatattttgcttatttttgttataattttcctttttttttttaatttcaaattcaatgataattttaaaagccacattactTTTGGATAGACAAGAATAGAACAAACGCCTTCCTTCTAGAACTACTCCTTTTCCCTTTCCCctctttgaatagaaaaaaattaaataaataaaaagatgagaCTCATGCTTATCATTCATACTTAATGACTTCTCACAACTATATTCTTGGATACCGAGACTGAAAATCTGACAATTAGGCAGATTCATGGGAATACATTACATGTCACGAGCAATATAATTTGAGTTAATTTGATAGCTCCAAATCAACAACATAGGATTTTCTTTCAGACCTTATACAACAAAAGTGTTAGATTTTTGAATCCACATGATTCATAGACATACACAGTTCTTGTGGATGCTCTCCTACTAGTGCGTTGAAATTCTACaaaacaaatgattttttttttttaattcttggtCAAACCGTGTTTGCAGTCATTACCAAGTATAAGCACTAAACCTTAAAAATAGGATATGAGAGTGAGACCAAAAGGAGAGGCAACAACTAGGAGACATGACCTAGCATTCAAGAATAGGCAAAACCAGATACTCTTTCGATTTCCTTAATGATCAGTTCCTTTTCCTCTTCAAATTGCTCATCTTCAGCACCTGCAAAGTAAATTAAGTTAGCAGTGATCACCCCAACGGAAAAGGAAGgttttatatgtattttgagCCATGTGGAGTCAACACGCTGCTGTCTAGGAAACTACATTGCCCAAAAGATATAATATAATAACCTCTGCCGGCAGAGAGATTCTGAAGCAAATCCAGCAATTTCTCATGGTTTTTTGCCAGAATAACCTTTACTTCTCGGGGCTTGTTAGGATTAGCAACAAacacctaaaaagaaaaataaataaggaacATGGATGGTAGCAGCAAAGCCTGTCAAAGAAATAGATATTTTGCAGGATGCCCTTGGTACTTCTTAAGTGCACCAGAAGGAACATgaaaataagcataattagcaACTACAGTCACCAAAGAGAAAAGTGAGAGTAATCAAATCACCTTGAAAATGTGGAAAGCAGATATCTGAATATTTTTGCTTGAGTCCTGCTCAGACAAGCAAAAACAATAACGAACAAGCAGAAGAGTTAAAGCACAGAGAAGGAACATTACAAACATGTTTTTGTCAATGTAACAATGATACAGCAAAATTGGAAAGCTAGTCTAATATACTTTGGGCTTCCTGTTAGTTCATTAAGAATTAACATTATCAGCTCAAAGTTTGAGCCTACCCAGGAGGCAGAATAGGCAATCTAGCTAGACAGGCATATAGAAGAACAAAGCTTTGATGGCTCCAGTCGATGCCACATATCTGAAATTCACAGCCAAGAGATTGCTACATAATCTAGTTTCCTATAGAACAGGGACCCCACCTAGCAATCCACAACCCATCTGCACTTAAGTAATTTAGACTTCAATTTGTATCACAAGGACAAATCTAGGATCGCATTGGACCATTGATCAGATCTCACTCCTTGGCATAAAGAGCAGAAAAATGCCTGCTTGGTGATGATTTCAATATGAAAATAACAGTAATTAAAACTGTATGTACGTAAACTACAGGTAGAGATGAGAAGCTGAGCAAAACAGAGTAAGAGCATGAAAGCGATGCAAATAATAAAGACATGTCTTCAGTTACACAAAACTAAAATTCCATGACCAAACCCATAAGCATCCATGTAACAGTATAAAAGCATTGCCCATGTAAACAAAATAACACCAAAAGAATCATAGAGGAtaaaggaaaacagaaaaaataatcCTATACCTTCAGCAATGTCATCATGACTTTCAAGTACCGAACTTCCGAAATGTAGCGCTTCATAATATGGGAATTTGGAGACTCCAAAAGAAATTCTGAGAGAAGCTAAAATTCATGAACATTCTATTGTTAGCACATCCAATGgatcaaacaaacaaagagCAACTAGAAAACTATCATGAGAGCTAACCTTCAAAGATTGCCTCCTTGTCACATAATTAGTAGATGTCAAGAGTTTCTCATATGAATCAAAGAACTGCAAAAAGAATTTCCGATTAGATAAGCTGAAAGATAACATGGAGGCTATCTTCACTACCTGCACCATGCACTTATACAAATCAGGGCATTTGTCCTTGATTGTCTCCAAAAAAACCATgaattaagattattattatactaACATCCAAAAAAATTGAGTAGTGCTATTCAGTAGACTCTCATACAattgtcatacaactatgaCAATGTGATAGTACAAATAggacttgtaaaaataaaaatcaatggttgatatttattgccacatcatcataTTTGTATAGCAGTCGTATGAGAatctactaaatattatttctcaataaaatTTGTAGTCAAGCAGATCTCCatgtataaaatatttaaatcaaaCATACATTAAAAGTTCCAGCGCAACAGTTGCTGACCAGATTTGTTCAGTTTCAGATAGTAAGAAAGATACAAAGCAACCAAACCTCATCATAATGAGCAGTCAAATATTCGGAGACCACCGTTCCATGTTTAGTAAGCAGATCCTGCCAAACATTTATTTAGGGGCATATAAAGGAATATCAAAGAAAGGGACTGGAGTATTCAACAGGAAAACACAAAAGAATAGAGGAACTAACCTTAAAGGTAGAAAATGCATCAGAAGCAACATCAAAAGTAGGCAACTCCACAAATTTGAAGAACAACTCAAAGCTTGGAGCCTCCAATATGTATCtgaaaaatcactacaaaatttaAACgcgtgaaaaaaagaaaaaaaaaaaacacttgctTGCAACAAGATAAGCATGAAAGCCAAAATTCCCTAACATAAGCAAAGACCACAAGAACTACTTTTTGATTAACAACATTGTAGCATTGCAATCAGATTGGAATTTGAAGTTTTAAAGGACTgtaaaacaacaattttaaagCGAGTGACAAATCCTCAATATCTGAAGCTATGATATGTCCCCCATCACACTCCGTACAAGGACAACCAAattccttttactttttcttcaacaacACAATAGAAGAACTTTGAACCCTACAAGTCCCAGA from Corylus avellana chromosome ca1, CavTom2PMs-1.0 encodes the following:
- the LOC132183626 gene encoding uncharacterized protein LOC132183626, whose translation is MSFSFFKPSRPKTPPEVAKAIKDSLVALDTKTVVEVKALEKALEEVEKNFGTMRCMLCGDGEAEPNMDQVTQLVQEICKEDIIALLIHKLPTLGWEARKDLVHCWSIFLKQKVGTTFCCVQYIENHLELLDSLVVWYDNKEIALNCGNMLRECIKFSTLAKYILEAPSFELFFKFVELPTFDVASDAFSTFKDLLTKHGTVVSEYLTAHYDEFFDSYEKLLTSTNYVTRRQSLKLLSEFLLESPNSHIMKRYISEVRYLKVMMTLLKDSSKNIQISAFHIFKVFVANPNKPREVKVILAKNHEKLLDLLQNLSAGRGAEDEQFEEEKELIIKEIERVSGFAYS